Part of the Lysobacter enzymogenes genome is shown below.
TCACCACCTGCTTCGTGATCGGCGGCACCGGCGCGTCGTACCTGCTGCGCGGGATCCATGTCGAGGCCGGCAAGCGCATGCTCAAGGCGGCGGTGCTGTTCGCCGCGATCACGGTGCCGGCGCAGGTGTTCGTCGGCGACCTGCACGGGCTCAACGCGCGCGAGCACCAGCCGATCAAGGTCGCGGCGATGGAGGCGCATTGGGAATCCAACCCGCCCGGCGAGGGCGTGCCGCTGATCCTGTTCGCGGTGCCGAACGAGAAGGCCGAGCGCAACGATCTGGAAATCGCCATTCCCAAGCTCGGCAGCCTGATCCTGACCCACACCCTCGACGGCGACATCCAGCCGCTGAAGTCGGTGCCGGCCAGCGAGCGGCCGCCGGTGAAGCCGGTGTTCTACGCGTTCCGGGTCATGGTCGCGCTCGGCATGGCGATGCTGGCGCTGGTCGCGGTGTCGCTGTGGCTGCTGTGGCGCAAGCGCCTGTTCGAATCGCGCGCGGCGCTGTGGGGCTGGCGGGTGCTGACGATGAGCGGGTTCGTGGCAATCCTGGCCGGCTGGTACGTGGTCGAGATCGGCCGCCAGCCTTACGTGATCTACGGCCTGCTGCGCACCGCCGATGCGGTCAGCCCGATCGAGGCGGCGAGCGTGATGACCTCGCTGATCGTGTTCGCGGTCGTTTACCTCACCGTGTTCGGCGCGGGCTTCCGCTATCTGGTCAAGCTGATCCGCAAGGGCCCGCACCCGCACGAACCGCCGCCGCGCAGCGCGCACGGCGACAAGACCCCGGCGCGGCCGCTGTCGCTGCCGGACGATTCCACCGAGGCCGGCGCGTGAGCGCGGCCCCGCGATGCGCGCGCCCGCGCGCGGCCGGCGCGTGAGCGCCGCGGACGAGAGAGACGGAGAGCGACGATGGACTATTGGCTGCCGGTGATCTGGTTCGGCGTGATCGGCTTCGGTGTGTTGATGTACGTGCTGCTGGACGGCTTCGTGCTCGGCCTGGGCATCCTGGCGCCGTTCGCCGAGGACGAGCAGCAGCTCGACCACATGATGAATACCGCCGCGCCCATTTGGGACGGCAACGAAACCTGGCTGGTGCTCGGCGGCGTCGGCCTGCTGACCGCGTTTCCGAAGGCGTATGCGCTGGTGCTGTCGGCGCTGTACCTGCCGGTGCTGCTGATGCTGATCGCGCTGGTGTTCCGCGGCGTGGCGTTCGAATTCCGCTTCAAGGCGCGGCGCGCCAAGCCGGCGTGGGGTGTGGCGTTCTCGCTGGGTTCGCTGTTCTGCGCGTTCGCCCAGGGCGTGATCCTCGGCGCGATCGTCGAAGGCATGCCGATGCAGGAAGGCAAGTACGTCGGCGGCGTGTTCGACTGGTTCAGCCCGTTCTCGATGCTGACCGGCGCGGCGGTGGTGTTCGGTTACGCACTGCTAGGGTCGACGTGGTTGATCCTGAAGACCGACGGGCGCTTGCAGTACGTCGCGCGCACCTTGGCGCGGCCGCTGGTGTTGGTGGTGGCGGTGTTCATCGGCCTGGTCAGCGCATGGCTGCCGTTCCTCGACTCGCGGATCATGGCGCGCTGGTTCGAGGGCGGGAATTTCTACTGGTTGTTCCCGGTGCCGCTGCTGGTCGTCGCCAACGCCTGGGCGCTGTGGCGGGCGGTGCGGCGCGGCGACCGCGACGGCGCGCCGTTCCTGTACTCGCTGGGCTTCTTCGTGCTCGGCTTCGTCGGCCTGGTGCTGGGCATCTGGCCGAACATCGTGCCGGGGCTGAGCCTGTGGGACGCGGCGGCGGCGCGCTCCTCGCAGATGTTCGTGCTCGGCGGCATGGCGATCCTGTTGCCGGCGATCCTGGGCTACACCTACTGGTCGTACCGGGTGTTCCGCGGCAAGGTCGCGGCCGACGCGGGCTATCACTGAGGCGTCGTCGTCGCGGCCGGCGCGCGCTCGCCGGCCGCGTCCGCACCGGCGCCGCGCGCGCCACGGGCATGGGTCGTATCGGCCGCTCGAACTTCGGCGCCACTCGAAGTGGGGATAACGCTTTCGGCCGAAAGCATTCCGTTCCCGCCGCCGCGCGGCCGTCGCGATATCGCTGCGCGTGTTTTTCATGCCGCACGGGCACTGCATCGCACTGAGGTCGCGCGGCCGCCGTCGCGCCGTGCCGGCGATTCGCCGCCGCGGCGCGCTCTCGCGCATCCGCATTTTGATTTGAACATCGTCCGAATCGCGACGTAACGCAACCGGCATCACCGTTCCGACGGCGTCCGCGCCGCTGCCGCGGCTTACGCGCAGCCCCCGGCGCGCAATGGTTGCCGAGGACGCGGGCGTTTGATCGTCGCCCGCGTCCGGATGAGCCAACGCCGCACGCTGATCGACGCGGCTTCGCCGAAGGCGGCCATCGGTCCGGTATCCGGCGCGCCACCCTTTGCGGTGGCGGTCGCCGCGACGTTGCCGCCTTGGCCCAGCCGCAGTGCGGACCTCCCTACTCGAACCGTTCTCAAGGAATCGCATTCAATGTCACTCATGCTCAAGCAATCCGCCCGGGTCGCGACGCTCGCCAGCGGACTCGCCTTCGTACTCGCCGGCAACGCGTTCGCGGCGGACCTGGAATCGGCGGCCGGCGACCAGCCCGCGGGCGATCCGAACCGGGTCTGGATCCGCTTCCAGCCAGGCGCCAAGTCGAGCATTCAGTCGCTGGTGCGCGACAAGCTCGACGCGCTGCGCGCGTCGCTGAAGTCGAGCCAGGGCGCGCGCGCGGCCGGCCTGGCCAGCGGCACCACCCACTTCGAGTTCGACAATCTCAACTCGATCGTGATGACCCTGCCGCCGCAGGTGATCGAGGCGCTGCGCAAGAACAAGAACCTGGTGATCGAGCAGGATCCGCTGCGCTATCCGGCGAGCGAGATGATGCCCTGGGGCGTGCCCGCCGTGCAGGGGCCCGATGCGGTGGCGGTCGGCGCCGACGGCAGCGGGGTCAAGGTGTGCGTGATCGACTCGGGGATCCTGGCCACGCATGAGGACTTCGCCGGCATCGCGATGAGCGGCACCGCGAGCAACGGCAAGTCCTGGAACACGGACAACTGCGGCCACGGCACCCATGTCGCCGGCACCATCGCCGCGGTCGGCAACAACAGCGCGGGCGTGGTCGGGGTGAGCCCGGGCAAGGTCTCGCTGCACATCGTCAAGTACTTCGACGGCCCCAGCTGCGCCGGCGGCGCTTACGCCTCGGGTCTGGTATCGGCGGCCCAGGCCTGCGCCGCGGCCGGCGCCAAGGTCATCAACATGAGCCTGAAGAGCGGCCTCGGCAACTCCGGCGAACGCGATGCGTTCGCCAAGCTGGTCGCGTCCGGCGTGTTGCCGGTGGCCGCGGCGGGCAACGACAGCAGCACCAGCAAGTCCTATCCGGCCTCGTACCCGAGCGTGCTGTCGGTCGGCGCGATCGATCGCGGCAAGAACTGGGCGTCGTTCTCCAACTACAACAGCGAGGTCGACGTGGCCGCGCCCGGCGTGGACATCACCAGCACCTACCCGATGAAGGGCACGCCGCTGACGGTCGGCGCCGGCAGCTACGCCACGCTGGCGATGGCGGGTACGGCGACGGCGACGGTGAGCGGCGCGCTGGTCGACGGCGGCACCTGCGACAGCCGCGGCAGCTGGAGCAAGAAGATCGTGTTGTGCACCCGCGGCGGGACCGCCACCAGCGCGGAAAAGGCCGGCAACGCGCGCGCCGGCGGAGCCGTGGGCGTCGTGCTTGTCGACACCGCTCCAGGGTTCGCGCCGAAGGCCGGCACGTTGACGGGTTCGTTGAACATCAGCGGCGTCGCGGTCAGCCAGGACACCGGAGCCGCGCTGCGCGGCCTGGTCGGTCAGACCGCCGTGCTCAATCCCACCATGGTCTACGGCGCCAACGACGCCTATGCCAACATGCAAGGTACCTCGATGGCGAGCCCGCACGTGGCCGGCGTGGCGGCGCTGCTGTTCTCGGCCAAGCCGTCGGCGACCGTGCAGCAAGTGCGCGATGCGATCACCTCCACCGCGTTGGATCTGGAGACGCCGGGGCGCGACGACAAGACCGGCGCCGGCATGGTGCGCGCGTTCGAGGCCTTGGATAAGTTGCTCGGAAACAAGTAAGCCGACGCTGCGGTCGGTCCGGCATCCGGCCCGCGCACGGGCCGGATGCGCGGATCGCCGGCGCGACGCGGTGCGCGGTCCGCGTTCCTTCGTCGCCGCCGCGCCGGTCGCGCGGCGGTGAGCGAATCGCGCTGGCGCGGGTCGCGCCCGGTCCGCAGCGCAGTCGCGGCAGGCATCGTGCGGATGGTCGCCGCTCTGCGGCCGGAGCGCGGGCTTCGCCCGCCGCGGGCGGATCCGCATCGGCCTCGGTTCTCCATTCAGCTTCGGCCGGACGGCGCCCCTCGCGCCTGTCGTCGAACGGCGACGCGGCGCCGGCGCGCAGCGCATCCCCTCCGCGGGATCCGGCGCCGGGCGGGTCTACGACCCGGCGCAGCCTCCCGGCCGCTGCGGGGGCTTGCCGCCGCGCGTCCCGCTCCACCCCCACGACGCACCGGAAGTTCGCGCGGCGCGAGCGGAAAGGT
Proteins encoded:
- a CDS encoding cytochrome ubiquinol oxidase subunit I, which translates into the protein MDALLLSRIQFGFVISFHILFPAFTIGLASWLAFVEWRWLRTRDTLWRDLYFFWTKVFAVSFGMGVVSGIVMSFQFGTNWAVLSEQAGNILGPLLSYEVLTAFFLEATFLGAMLFGWNRVSERMHFFATCMVALGTLISTFWIISANSWMQTPTGHRIVDGVFVPQDWWAIIFNPSFPYRLAHMVLAAFITTCFVIGGTGASYLLRGIHVEAGKRMLKAAVLFAAITVPAQVFVGDLHGLNAREHQPIKVAAMEAHWESNPPGEGVPLILFAVPNEKAERNDLEIAIPKLGSLILTHTLDGDIQPLKSVPASERPPVKPVFYAFRVMVALGMAMLALVAVSLWLLWRKRLFESRAALWGWRVLTMSGFVAILAGWYVVEIGRQPYVIYGLLRTADAVSPIEAASVMTSLIVFAVVYLTVFGAGFRYLVKLIRKGPHPHEPPPRSAHGDKTPARPLSLPDDSTEAGA
- the cydB gene encoding cytochrome d ubiquinol oxidase subunit II encodes the protein MDYWLPVIWFGVIGFGVLMYVLLDGFVLGLGILAPFAEDEQQLDHMMNTAAPIWDGNETWLVLGGVGLLTAFPKAYALVLSALYLPVLLMLIALVFRGVAFEFRFKARRAKPAWGVAFSLGSLFCAFAQGVILGAIVEGMPMQEGKYVGGVFDWFSPFSMLTGAAVVFGYALLGSTWLILKTDGRLQYVARTLARPLVLVVAVFIGLVSAWLPFLDSRIMARWFEGGNFYWLFPVPLLVVANAWALWRAVRRGDRDGAPFLYSLGFFVLGFVGLVLGIWPNIVPGLSLWDAAAARSSQMFVLGGMAILLPAILGYTYWSYRVFRGKVAADAGYH
- a CDS encoding S8 family serine peptidase, which codes for MSLMLKQSARVATLASGLAFVLAGNAFAADLESAAGDQPAGDPNRVWIRFQPGAKSSIQSLVRDKLDALRASLKSSQGARAAGLASGTTHFEFDNLNSIVMTLPPQVIEALRKNKNLVIEQDPLRYPASEMMPWGVPAVQGPDAVAVGADGSGVKVCVIDSGILATHEDFAGIAMSGTASNGKSWNTDNCGHGTHVAGTIAAVGNNSAGVVGVSPGKVSLHIVKYFDGPSCAGGAYASGLVSAAQACAAAGAKVINMSLKSGLGNSGERDAFAKLVASGVLPVAAAGNDSSTSKSYPASYPSVLSVGAIDRGKNWASFSNYNSEVDVAAPGVDITSTYPMKGTPLTVGAGSYATLAMAGTATATVSGALVDGGTCDSRGSWSKKIVLCTRGGTATSAEKAGNARAGGAVGVVLVDTAPGFAPKAGTLTGSLNISGVAVSQDTGAALRGLVGQTAVLNPTMVYGANDAYANMQGTSMASPHVAGVAALLFSAKPSATVQQVRDAITSTALDLETPGRDDKTGAGMVRAFEALDKLLGNK